From a region of the Mobula hypostoma chromosome 6, sMobHyp1.1, whole genome shotgun sequence genome:
- the LOC134348652 gene encoding dehydrogenase/reductase SDR family member 9-like isoform X1 has product MSQMMFEQTMTLPTHHCQDMFAYILASLLIWFLCWWIRDRRKLEHLSDKYVFITGCDTGFGNLAAKSFDKTGFWVLAGCLTEEGAQRLSNETSSRLKTIVLDITKSESIENAVNQIKQEVGHRGLWGLVNNAGIVGTLCPIDWLRTEHFRRPIEVNLLGSIEVTLKLLPLIKKARGRIVNISSVLGRLAVSGGGYYVSKFGIEGFNDSLRRDMKRFGIKVACIEPGTFETRMTNCEIHRHEKECLWDDLPPDVRKEYGEDDLIQSVVRREKLVKLLSSTDLSLVVWCMEHALSAKYPRTRYSAGIDAKLLWIPLSYLPTFIADYLLTTDTIINPSSV; this is encoded by the exons GGACATGTTTGCCTACATTCTGGCCTCATTACTAATATGGTTTCTGTGCTGGTGGATACGAGACAGACGCAAACTTGAGCATCTCTCAGACAAGTATGTGTTCATCACCGGGTGTGACACTGGTTTTGGAAATCTGGCTGCCAAGTCTTTTGATAAAACTGGATTCTGGGTACTTGCTGGGTGCCTGACAGAGGAAGGGGCACAAAGGTTAAGCAATGAAACCTCAAGTAGATTGAAGACAATCGTGCTGGATATTACAAAGTCAGAGAGCATTGAAAATGCAGTGAACCAAATCAAGCAGGAGGTGGGACACAGAG GTCTTTGGGGCTTGGTAAACAATGCTGGGATTGTTGGGACACTTTGTCCCATTGATTGGTTAAGAACTGAACATTTCCGAAGACCTATTGAAGTTAACTTACTGGGATCTATAGAAGTGACGTTAAAATTGCTGCCACTGATTAAAAAAGCTAGAGGAAGAATTGTGAATATAAGCAGTGTTCTTGGCCGATTAGCTGTGAGCGGTGGTGGATACTATGTGTCAAAGTTTGGCATAGAAGGTTTCAATGACAGCTTAAG GCGTGACATGAAGAGATTTGGAATAAAAGTTGCTTGTATTGAACCCGGGACCTTTGAAACCAGAATGACCAACTGTGAAATACATCGTCATGAAAAGGAATGCCTCTGGGATGATCTCCCACCGGATGTGAGAAAAGAGTACGGAGAAGACGATTTAATACAAT CGGTTGTCAGACGGGAGAAACTAGTGAAATTATTGTCGAGTACAGATCTTTCCCTGGTGGTGTGGTGTATGGAACATGCTCTATCAGCCAAGTACCCAAGGACTCGGTACAGTGCCGGCATTGATGCAAAACTACTATGGATCCCCCTATCATATTTGCCAACATTTATTGCAGATTACCTGCTGACTACGGATACGATAATAAACCCAAGTTCTGTGTAA
- the LOC134348652 gene encoding dehydrogenase/reductase SDR family member 9-like isoform X3, whose translation MSQMMFEQTMTLPTHHCQDMFAYILASLLIWFLCWWIRDRRKLEHLSDKYVFITGCDTGFGNLAAKSFDKTGFWVLAGCLTEEGAQRLSNETSSRLKTIVLDITKSESIENAVNQIKQEVGHRGLWGLVNNAGIVGTLCPIDWLRTEHFRRPIEVNLLGSIEVTLKLLPLIKKARGRIVNISSVLGRLAVSGGGYYVSKFGIEGFNDSLRRDMKRFGIKVACIEPGTFETRMTNCEIHRHEKECLWDDLPPDVRKEYGEDDLIQYNATNGTLVHTIVHFYA comes from the exons GGACATGTTTGCCTACATTCTGGCCTCATTACTAATATGGTTTCTGTGCTGGTGGATACGAGACAGACGCAAACTTGAGCATCTCTCAGACAAGTATGTGTTCATCACCGGGTGTGACACTGGTTTTGGAAATCTGGCTGCCAAGTCTTTTGATAAAACTGGATTCTGGGTACTTGCTGGGTGCCTGACAGAGGAAGGGGCACAAAGGTTAAGCAATGAAACCTCAAGTAGATTGAAGACAATCGTGCTGGATATTACAAAGTCAGAGAGCATTGAAAATGCAGTGAACCAAATCAAGCAGGAGGTGGGACACAGAG GTCTTTGGGGCTTGGTAAACAATGCTGGGATTGTTGGGACACTTTGTCCCATTGATTGGTTAAGAACTGAACATTTCCGAAGACCTATTGAAGTTAACTTACTGGGATCTATAGAAGTGACGTTAAAATTGCTGCCACTGATTAAAAAAGCTAGAGGAAGAATTGTGAATATAAGCAGTGTTCTTGGCCGATTAGCTGTGAGCGGTGGTGGATACTATGTGTCAAAGTTTGGCATAGAAGGTTTCAATGACAGCTTAAG GCGTGACATGAAGAGATTTGGAATAAAAGTTGCTTGTATTGAACCCGGGACCTTTGAAACCAGAATGACCAACTGTGAAATACATCGTCATGAAAAGGAATGCCTCTGGGATGATCTCCCACCGGATGTGAGAAAAGAGTACGGAGAAGACGATTTAATACAAT ACAACGCTACTAATGGTACCTTGGTGCATACTATTGTACATTTTTATGCTTAA
- the LOC134348652 gene encoding dehydrogenase/reductase SDR family member 9-like isoform X4, which translates to MSQMMFEQTMTLPTHHCQDMFAYILASLLIWFLCWWIRDRRKLEHLSDKYVFITGCDTGFGNLAAKSFDKTGFWVLAGCLTEEGAQRLSNETSSRLKTIVLDITKSESIENAVNQIKQEVGHRGLWGLVNNAGIVGTLCPIDWLRTEHFRRPIEVNLLGSIEVTLKLLPLIKKARGRIVNISSVLGRLAVSGGGYYVSKFGIEGFNDSLRRDMKRFGIKVACIEPGTFETRMTNCEIHRHEKECLWDDLPPDVRKEYGEDDLIQ; encoded by the exons GGACATGTTTGCCTACATTCTGGCCTCATTACTAATATGGTTTCTGTGCTGGTGGATACGAGACAGACGCAAACTTGAGCATCTCTCAGACAAGTATGTGTTCATCACCGGGTGTGACACTGGTTTTGGAAATCTGGCTGCCAAGTCTTTTGATAAAACTGGATTCTGGGTACTTGCTGGGTGCCTGACAGAGGAAGGGGCACAAAGGTTAAGCAATGAAACCTCAAGTAGATTGAAGACAATCGTGCTGGATATTACAAAGTCAGAGAGCATTGAAAATGCAGTGAACCAAATCAAGCAGGAGGTGGGACACAGAG GTCTTTGGGGCTTGGTAAACAATGCTGGGATTGTTGGGACACTTTGTCCCATTGATTGGTTAAGAACTGAACATTTCCGAAGACCTATTGAAGTTAACTTACTGGGATCTATAGAAGTGACGTTAAAATTGCTGCCACTGATTAAAAAAGCTAGAGGAAGAATTGTGAATATAAGCAGTGTTCTTGGCCGATTAGCTGTGAGCGGTGGTGGATACTATGTGTCAAAGTTTGGCATAGAAGGTTTCAATGACAGCTTAAG GCGTGACATGAAGAGATTTGGAATAAAAGTTGCTTGTATTGAACCCGGGACCTTTGAAACCAGAATGACCAACTGTGAAATACATCGTCATGAAAAGGAATGCCTCTGGGATGATCTCCCACCGGATGTGAGAAAAGAGTACGGAGAAGACGATTTAATACAAT AA
- the LOC134348652 gene encoding dehydrogenase/reductase SDR family member 9-like isoform X2 produces the protein MFAYILASLLIWFLCWWIRDRRKLEHLSDKYVFITGCDTGFGNLAAKSFDKTGFWVLAGCLTEEGAQRLSNETSSRLKTIVLDITKSESIENAVNQIKQEVGHRGLWGLVNNAGIVGTLCPIDWLRTEHFRRPIEVNLLGSIEVTLKLLPLIKKARGRIVNISSVLGRLAVSGGGYYVSKFGIEGFNDSLRRDMKRFGIKVACIEPGTFETRMTNCEIHRHEKECLWDDLPPDVRKEYGEDDLIQSVVRREKLVKLLSSTDLSLVVWCMEHALSAKYPRTRYSAGIDAKLLWIPLSYLPTFIADYLLTTDTIINPSSV, from the exons ATGTTTGCCTACATTCTGGCCTCATTACTAATATGGTTTCTGTGCTGGTGGATACGAGACAGACGCAAACTTGAGCATCTCTCAGACAAGTATGTGTTCATCACCGGGTGTGACACTGGTTTTGGAAATCTGGCTGCCAAGTCTTTTGATAAAACTGGATTCTGGGTACTTGCTGGGTGCCTGACAGAGGAAGGGGCACAAAGGTTAAGCAATGAAACCTCAAGTAGATTGAAGACAATCGTGCTGGATATTACAAAGTCAGAGAGCATTGAAAATGCAGTGAACCAAATCAAGCAGGAGGTGGGACACAGAG GTCTTTGGGGCTTGGTAAACAATGCTGGGATTGTTGGGACACTTTGTCCCATTGATTGGTTAAGAACTGAACATTTCCGAAGACCTATTGAAGTTAACTTACTGGGATCTATAGAAGTGACGTTAAAATTGCTGCCACTGATTAAAAAAGCTAGAGGAAGAATTGTGAATATAAGCAGTGTTCTTGGCCGATTAGCTGTGAGCGGTGGTGGATACTATGTGTCAAAGTTTGGCATAGAAGGTTTCAATGACAGCTTAAG GCGTGACATGAAGAGATTTGGAATAAAAGTTGCTTGTATTGAACCCGGGACCTTTGAAACCAGAATGACCAACTGTGAAATACATCGTCATGAAAAGGAATGCCTCTGGGATGATCTCCCACCGGATGTGAGAAAAGAGTACGGAGAAGACGATTTAATACAAT CGGTTGTCAGACGGGAGAAACTAGTGAAATTATTGTCGAGTACAGATCTTTCCCTGGTGGTGTGGTGTATGGAACATGCTCTATCAGCCAAGTACCCAAGGACTCGGTACAGTGCCGGCATTGATGCAAAACTACTATGGATCCCCCTATCATATTTGCCAACATTTATTGCAGATTACCTGCTGACTACGGATACGATAATAAACCCAAGTTCTGTGTAA